One genomic region from Myxococcota bacterium encodes:
- a CDS encoding class I SAM-dependent methyltransferase: MADFQVHFGDDSFVRGYLENGPPAFMPGHSGVLQMIGVLLRERAPADAHVLVVGAGGGLETRALAQQEPGFRFLGVDPAPRMLALAQEVIGAELAERVELLEGTVEDAPPGPFDAATCVLVLGLLPDDGTKSAILRGTRSRLRPGAPFVLVDQCLDRASDDFERRLDRYAAFARASGVDAEVVANARAALDANAGLVTPERDESLIDEAGFRDRELFYLGMGWRGWLARA, encoded by the coding sequence ATGGCCGACTTCCAAGTCCATTTCGGGGACGACTCGTTCGTACGGGGCTACCTCGAGAACGGCCCGCCCGCCTTCATGCCGGGACACAGCGGTGTGCTGCAGATGATCGGCGTCCTGCTTCGCGAGCGCGCACCGGCCGATGCCCACGTGCTCGTCGTCGGTGCGGGCGGAGGTCTGGAAACCCGCGCCCTCGCGCAGCAGGAGCCCGGTTTTCGCTTCCTCGGTGTGGATCCCGCGCCCCGGATGCTCGCCCTCGCGCAGGAGGTCATCGGCGCTGAGCTCGCCGAGCGCGTGGAGCTTCTCGAAGGAACCGTCGAAGACGCACCACCCGGCCCCTTCGACGCGGCCACGTGCGTCCTCGTGCTCGGCCTGCTTCCCGACGATGGGACGAAGAGCGCCATCCTTCGCGGCACCCGCAGCCGCCTCCGACCGGGTGCCCCCTTCGTTCTCGTCGACCAGTGTCTCGACCGGGCGAGCGATGACTTCGAACGGCGGCTCGACCGCTACGCCGCGTTCGCGCGCGCCTCGGGGGTCGACGCCGAGGTCGTCGCCAACGCGCGAGCCGCTCTGGACGCGAACGCGGGCCTCGTCACGCCGGAGCGGGACGAATCCCTGATCGACGAAGCCGGTTTTCGAGACCGGGAACTCTTCTACCTGGGCATGGGCTGGCGGGGCTGGCTCGCCCGGGCCTGA
- a CDS encoding LysR family transcriptional regulator produces MDKLMAMRSFVEIVDRGSLTAAADARGRSLPTMVRVLSNLEQELGATLLRRTTRRMSLTEEGRVYLERCRRILADIDEAEALVGDVRGEPQGPLRITAPVLFGQRHVAPAVARFLQQHSAVQIECILLDRVVDLVDEGIDAAVRIARLADSTMIAIPVGDMRRVVCASPELLARTGMPERPEALAELPCVQFSGITPSQIWHFRERDGSGAIDVAVSGSFSTNQVAAAVAGCTAGLGYGQFLTYQVEPELRCGQLQVVLEDFELPPLPVQLAYAHARLLTPRLRAFLDWMKADLREQLGVL; encoded by the coding sequence ATGGACAAGCTCATGGCCATGCGGTCCTTCGTGGAGATCGTCGATCGAGGCAGCCTCACCGCCGCTGCCGACGCCCGGGGTCGCTCGTTGCCCACCATGGTGAGGGTCCTCTCCAACCTGGAGCAGGAGCTCGGAGCCACGCTGCTGCGGCGCACGACGCGCAGGATGTCCCTGACCGAAGAGGGGCGGGTCTATCTCGAACGCTGCCGGCGGATTCTCGCCGACATCGATGAGGCCGAGGCGCTGGTCGGGGACGTGCGCGGCGAACCCCAGGGCCCGTTGCGCATCACCGCGCCGGTTCTCTTCGGGCAGCGCCATGTGGCGCCCGCGGTTGCCCGCTTCCTGCAGCAGCACTCCGCCGTCCAGATCGAGTGCATCCTCCTCGACCGCGTCGTCGACCTGGTCGACGAGGGGATCGACGCCGCCGTCCGCATCGCACGCCTGGCCGATTCCACGATGATCGCGATCCCCGTCGGGGACATGCGACGCGTCGTGTGTGCGAGTCCCGAGCTGCTCGCGCGAACCGGCATGCCCGAGCGGCCCGAGGCACTCGCAGAGCTGCCGTGCGTCCAGTTCTCGGGCATCACGCCGAGTCAGATCTGGCACTTCCGCGAGCGCGACGGGTCCGGGGCGATCGACGTCGCGGTGTCGGGCAGCTTCTCGACCAACCAGGTGGCAGCCGCCGTGGCCGGGTGCACGGCCGGTCTCGGATACGGCCAGTTCCTCACCTACCAGGTCGAGCCAGAGCTGCGCTGCGGCCAGCTCCAGGTCGTGCTCGAAGACTTCGAGCTTCCGCCGCTTCCGGTCCAGCTGGCCTATGCGCATGCCCGCTTGCTCACCCCGCGGCTGCGCGCGTTCCTCGATTGGATGAAGGCCGACCTCCGGGAGCAGCTGGGGGTCCTCTGA
- a CDS encoding VOC family protein: MSQLPRTAGVHHAGLTVPDLAAAAAFFEKALGFERVGEVPDYPAVFVSDGAVMITLWQAENGADATPFDRKRGIGLHHLALRVDPSALDGLHTDLAAREDVAVEFAPESLGTGPTRHMMCRIPGGIRLELIAPAG; encoded by the coding sequence ATGAGCCAGCTGCCCCGAACCGCCGGTGTCCATCACGCCGGCCTCACGGTTCCCGATCTGGCAGCCGCTGCCGCCTTCTTCGAGAAGGCTCTCGGCTTCGAGCGGGTCGGCGAGGTCCCGGACTACCCGGCCGTCTTCGTGAGCGATGGCGCGGTGATGATCACCCTGTGGCAGGCCGAGAACGGGGCCGACGCGACCCCCTTCGATCGAAAACGGGGGATCGGGCTCCACCACCTGGCGTTGCGCGTCGACCCGAGCGCGCTCGACGGGCTGCACACGGATCTCGCCGCGCGGGAAGACGTGGCCGTGGAGTTCGCACCCGAGTCCCTCGGGACCGGCCCGACCCGCCACATGATGTGCCGCATCCCCGGTGGCATTCGCCTCGAGCTGATCGCTCCCGCAGGTTAG
- a CDS encoding pyridoxamine 5'-phosphate oxidase family protein: MTEVSPFHAGEQQIQTQLGVSDIDHWARKVVRPYLPEEHRAFHAAQPFLVAAARDRRGRPWATLLAGEPGFVASPDDRSLAIDARPPRGDALEDALVPGADLGLLGIEFATRRRNRLNGRIAEAAQALVFRVDQSFGNCPQYIHERNWQRVCEAPGDPRRTDRLSPSQQRWIREADTFFIASGYRGEGESPSFGMDASHRGGEPGFVVVEDPTCLVFPDYAGNNHFNTLGNLLLDPRAGFLFVDFTSGSLLQITGHTRIDWDSDDLARFPGARRLVALDVEEVVELPRAIPLRFEASAEAVRSVRVVEKRRESEDVTSLVLAARDGGPLPRFDAGQHLPVELEVPDTTESVRRTYSLSGDPADPHYRITVKREPQGLASRFLHDRVEEGDILSVRKPAGDFRVGCTECPVVLVSAGVGVTPMVSMLQALASEASERPVWFVHGARDGDHHPLADEVRDVAARAIGIRVHTAYSRPRPEDTAHDSVGRVDAALLARLVDRPDAHYFLCGPVGFLAGLQSELEARGVPREHIHAETFGPVG; encoded by the coding sequence ATGACGGAAGTGTCTCCGTTCCACGCGGGCGAGCAGCAGATCCAGACGCAGCTCGGTGTCAGCGACATCGACCACTGGGCGCGCAAGGTGGTTCGGCCCTATCTACCCGAAGAGCACCGCGCGTTTCACGCGGCCCAGCCCTTCCTGGTGGCGGCGGCGCGCGATCGGCGCGGTCGCCCCTGGGCGACGCTCCTCGCGGGAGAGCCGGGCTTCGTGGCTTCGCCCGACGACCGGTCGCTGGCGATCGACGCCCGGCCCCCGCGTGGGGATGCCCTCGAAGACGCTCTGGTTCCCGGCGCGGATCTGGGCCTGCTGGGCATCGAGTTCGCGACCCGACGGCGGAATCGGCTGAACGGGCGCATCGCCGAGGCCGCACAGGCGCTCGTGTTCCGCGTGGATCAGAGCTTCGGCAACTGTCCCCAGTACATTCACGAGCGAAACTGGCAGCGGGTGTGCGAGGCCCCCGGCGACCCGCGACGAACGGACCGGCTCTCTCCGTCGCAGCAGCGCTGGATCCGGGAAGCGGACACGTTCTTCATTGCCAGCGGCTACCGCGGCGAGGGCGAGAGTCCGAGCTTCGGGATGGATGCGTCCCATCGCGGCGGCGAGCCCGGTTTCGTCGTCGTCGAAGACCCGACGTGTCTCGTGTTCCCCGACTACGCAGGCAACAACCACTTCAACACGCTCGGCAACCTGCTCCTCGATCCGCGCGCGGGTTTCCTGTTCGTCGACTTCACGTCGGGCAGCTTGCTGCAGATCACGGGACACACCCGGATCGACTGGGATTCGGACGACCTGGCACGGTTTCCGGGGGCGCGGCGGCTCGTCGCGCTCGACGTCGAAGAGGTCGTGGAACTGCCCCGCGCGATCCCCCTGCGCTTCGAGGCCAGCGCCGAAGCGGTTCGTTCGGTTCGCGTGGTCGAGAAGCGACGCGAGAGCGAGGACGTGACGTCGCTCGTCCTGGCCGCGCGCGATGGCGGGCCGCTGCCCCGCTTCGACGCGGGGCAACATCTGCCCGTCGAGCTCGAGGTGCCGGACACCACGGAATCCGTCCGTCGCACCTACTCGTTGTCGGGGGACCCGGCCGACCCGCACTATCGGATCACGGTCAAACGCGAGCCCCAGGGGCTGGCGTCGCGCTTCCTCCACGACCGGGTCGAGGAGGGCGACATCCTCTCCGTGCGAAAGCCCGCCGGCGACTTCCGGGTCGGCTGCACCGAGTGCCCGGTGGTGTTGGTGAGCGCCGGCGTCGGCGTGACGCCGATGGTCTCGATGCTCCAGGCACTGGCCAGCGAAGCCTCCGAGCGTCCCGTCTGGTTCGTTCATGGCGCGCGCGATGGAGACCACCACCCGCTGGCCGACGAGGTGCGCGACGTCGCGGCGCGGGCGATCGGCATCCGCGTCCACACGGCCTACAGCCGGCCTCGCCCGGAGGACACGGCACACGACAGCGTCGGGCGCGTCGATGCGGCGTTGCTCGCGCGTCTCGTCGATCGCCCGGACGCGCACTATTTCCTGTGCGGGCCGGTGGGCTTCCTCGCCGGGCTCCAGAGCGAGCTCGAGGCGCGGGGCGTTCCACGGGAGCACATCCACGCGGAGACGTTCGGCCCGGTCGGGTAG
- a CDS encoding acetyl-CoA C-acetyltransferase, giving the protein MSDAFIIDACRTPRGVGKQGKGALAHLHPQHLGSTVLSALRERNGLDTADVDDVVWGTSSQVSEQSGDIGRMSALDAGYDVQASGVTLDRFCGSGITASNIAATAVMSGMEDLVIAGGTEMMSLPKKGMMPMGAGNKHLQEIHPQSHQGVCADAIATLEDIPRDDLDALAAESQRRAAVAIEEGRFDKSLVPVHNLDGSVALDREEFPRPGTTTESLAKLPPSFPAIADYRHQENPTFRELINMKYPDLDIQHVHHAGNSSGVVDGSAAILFASEQYAKDHGLKPRARVVATGNMGDCPTLMLNAPVPSTKKILKRAGMTLGDIDLIEVNEAFAVVAEKFQRDLDLDRDKVNVNGGAMALGHPIGATGAILIGTLLDELERRDQQVGLATMCAGGGMAPAIIIERV; this is encoded by the coding sequence ATGTCCGACGCATTCATCATCGACGCCTGCCGCACTCCCCGTGGCGTGGGGAAGCAGGGCAAGGGTGCGCTCGCGCATCTCCACCCCCAGCATCTCGGTTCGACCGTGCTGAGTGCCCTGCGGGAGCGCAATGGCCTCGACACCGCCGACGTCGACGACGTGGTGTGGGGGACGAGCTCACAGGTCTCCGAGCAGTCGGGGGACATCGGTCGCATGTCGGCGCTCGATGCCGGCTACGACGTCCAGGCCAGCGGGGTCACCCTGGACCGCTTCTGCGGCTCGGGTATCACCGCCTCCAACATCGCCGCGACGGCGGTGATGTCGGGGATGGAAGACCTGGTCATCGCGGGCGGCACCGAGATGATGTCGCTCCCCAAGAAGGGGATGATGCCGATGGGTGCCGGGAACAAGCACCTGCAGGAGATTCACCCGCAGTCCCACCAGGGCGTGTGCGCCGATGCGATCGCGACCCTCGAGGACATTCCGCGCGACGACCTCGACGCCCTGGCGGCCGAGTCCCAGCGCCGCGCGGCAGTTGCGATCGAAGAGGGGCGCTTCGACAAGAGCCTGGTCCCGGTGCACAACCTCGACGGCAGCGTGGCCCTCGACCGCGAGGAGTTCCCGCGCCCGGGCACGACCACCGAGTCGCTGGCGAAGCTCCCGCCGAGCTTCCCGGCGATCGCGGACTACCGGCATCAGGAAAACCCGACCTTCCGCGAACTCATCAACATGAAGTATCCGGATCTCGACATCCAGCACGTCCATCACGCAGGGAACTCGTCCGGCGTGGTCGATGGCTCGGCGGCGATCCTGTTCGCGAGCGAGCAGTACGCGAAGGACCACGGGCTGAAGCCGCGGGCCCGGGTCGTGGCGACGGGCAACATGGGCGACTGCCCGACCTTGATGCTCAACGCTCCGGTTCCGTCCACGAAGAAGATCCTGAAGCGGGCGGGCATGACCCTCGGCGACATCGACCTGATCGAGGTGAACGAGGCCTTCGCCGTCGTGGCCGAGAAGTTCCAGCGTGATCTCGATCTGGACCGCGACAAGGTGAACGTCAACGGCGGCGCGATGGCGCTCGGCCACCCGATCGGCGCGACCGGCGCGATCCTGATCGGCACGCTGCTCGATGAGCTCGAGCGACGCGACCAGCAGGTCGGGCTCGCCACGATGTGCGCGGGCGGTGGCATGGCCCCGGCCATCATCATCGAACGGGTCTAG